In Oncorhynchus clarkii lewisi isolate Uvic-CL-2024 chromosome 2, UVic_Ocla_1.0, whole genome shotgun sequence, one DNA window encodes the following:
- the LOC139375677 gene encoding MICOS complex subunit MIC19-like isoform X1, with translation MKVKRQEFEKQLYEVKVQARAQAQAVAQAQIQEEVKKILDVEKASQGENLMAAIEKERMTTEDERLMAQLYWIELKAHKLVEKENQVKKQDALFREQVAKLEEKSAQFFKVTTENFKKGREDAHNTFKRVDIKPVCGDLQSQILKCYRENTGQTLTCSGIANLYMKCVDNHKTKSIGG, from the exons ATGAAAGTGAAGCGGCAAGAGTTTGAAAAACA gtTGTATGAGGTGAAGGTCCAGGCCAGAGCCCAGGCTCAGGCTGTAGCCCAGGCTCAGATCCAGGAGGAGGTTAAGAAAATCCTGGATGTGGAGAAGGCATCGCAGGGAGAGAACCTGATGGCGGCCATAGAGAAGGAACGCATGACCACAGAGGATGAGAGACTCATGGCCCAGCTCTAC TGGATAGAGCTTAAG GCCCACAAACTGGTGGAGAAAGAGAACCAGGTGAAGAAACAAGATGCACTCTTCAGGGAACAGGTCGCCAAGCTGGAAGAAAAG AGTGCTCAGTTCTTCAAAGTCACCACAGAGAACTTCAAGAAGGGCAGAGAGGATGCTCACAACACCTTCAA GCGTGTTGACATCAAGCCAGTGTGTGGTGACCTGCAGAGTCAGATCCTGAAGTGCTACAGGGAGAACACTGGACAGACCCTCACCTGCTCTGGCATCGCCAACTTGTACATGAAGTGTGTGGACAACCACAAG ACTAAGAGCATTGGAGGTTAG
- the LOC139375677 gene encoding MICOS complex subunit MIC19-like isoform X2 gives MKVKRQEFEKQLYEVKVQARAQAQAVAQAQIQEEVKKILDVEKASQGENLMAAIEKERMTTEDERLMAQLYAHKLVEKENQVKKQDALFREQVAKLEEKSAQFFKVTTENFKKGREDAHNTFKRVDIKPVCGDLQSQILKCYRENTGQTLTCSGIANLYMKCVDNHKTKSIGG, from the exons ATGAAAGTGAAGCGGCAAGAGTTTGAAAAACA gtTGTATGAGGTGAAGGTCCAGGCCAGAGCCCAGGCTCAGGCTGTAGCCCAGGCTCAGATCCAGGAGGAGGTTAAGAAAATCCTGGATGTGGAGAAGGCATCGCAGGGAGAGAACCTGATGGCGGCCATAGAGAAGGAACGCATGACCACAGAGGATGAGAGACTCATGGCCCAGCTCTAC GCCCACAAACTGGTGGAGAAAGAGAACCAGGTGAAGAAACAAGATGCACTCTTCAGGGAACAGGTCGCCAAGCTGGAAGAAAAG AGTGCTCAGTTCTTCAAAGTCACCACAGAGAACTTCAAGAAGGGCAGAGAGGATGCTCACAACACCTTCAA GCGTGTTGACATCAAGCCAGTGTGTGGTGACCTGCAGAGTCAGATCCTGAAGTGCTACAGGGAGAACACTGGACAGACCCTCACCTGCTCTGGCATCGCCAACTTGTACATGAAGTGTGTGGACAACCACAAG ACTAAGAGCATTGGAGGTTAG